The Thermococcus alcaliphilus sequence GAATGTTATACCCTAGAAAGCCTCGCAGAGTCTTTATATGGGAGTGAATATATTGGAATAGTAGAGGTGAGGGGAGAGCTAAACAGGATGTTCTACCTTTTTCCTGAGAGGGTGGAGTTTGAAGAGGCGCTTGAGTTTGATGTTTTTACTCCCGAGGGATTAAAATATCTCCTTAAGCTCATATGCAAGGGCAAAATAGACCCAAAGAAGCGCAGGAGATTCTCCATGATGACCTTTTTGGTCTCTATGGTGGGAGGTGTTGTTACATCTGCGTTCTTCGAGCCTAAAAGTTATTGGGACTTCTTGCTCTCCTCAGTTCTGATTGCAATAGTGGTGTTTCTGATGGCATTCCTGATGGGGCAACCATTCCTGCTTTTGCAGTTTAGAGGAGTTAGATTAGTAGAGAAGAAAAAGAAGACTAAAATCACAAAGATAAGCTTCCCGCCATCAGCTTTAGAATTTTTAGAAAAGAAATAAAACCCTAGCGTCCAAGCTCTTTGTGCGCTTTTGCTAAGTGCTTTGCCGCTATGGCTGCCAACAAAGAGAGCTCTCCTGCTAATACTGCACCTGCAACAATCTCCGCAAACTTCTTTGCATTCGTTCCTGGTGGCTCTCCACCGCCTGCAACGCCCATGATGCTTAATGCTTCCCTCTGCGTAGGAACTCTCGTTCCTCCACCTACTGTTCCGATTTCGAGGCTCGGCATTGTTATGCTTATGTATAAATCTCCCTCAGGAGTGACTTCTGCAAGGGTTATTCCATGGGAGCCTTCGGTTATTTGGGCTTCATCCTGGCCAGTTGCTAAGAATATTGCCCCCACAATGTTTCCAAAATGGGCGTTGAATCCATAACTTCCAGCCTGGGCTGAGCCTACGAGATTTTTCCTATAGTTTACTTCCGCTATGAGTTCCGGCGTTGTCTTGAGCTTTTTCTCCACGATCTCCCTTGGAATGATCGCCTCGGCTATCACTGTTTTTCCCCTTCCGTTGATGAAGTTCATTGCGTTGGGCTTCTTATCAACGCAGAGGTTTCCAGAAAGGGCTAGGTACTTAACATCCGGGAAGTGCTCTTCGATAACCTTCATTATCTCTTCACTTGCTATCGTGACCATGTTCATCCCCATAGCATCGCCTGTCTCGAACTCAAACCTCAAATAGAGATTGTTGCCCACAATGTATGGCCTAACTCCCCTAAGCTTTCCATGCCTAGTTACTTTTGAAACCGCTTTCTCTTGGAGATATTCGAGGTTTTCTTCGACCCATTGGGCAACTTCTCTAGCCCTTCTTGCATCGGGGCATTTTAAAAGAGGCGCCCTTGTCATTTTGTCGTCGATTATGGTTGTTTTCACGCCACCTGCAGCAGTTAAAGCTGAGCACCCTCTATTAACGCTTGCAACTAGGGCCCCTTCGGTTGTCGCCAAGGGAATATAGAACTCTCCTTTGGCATATTCACCATTTATCTTTAAGGGCCCGGCCACTCCCATTGGTATCTGGACAACTCCAATCATGTTTTCTATGTTCTTTCCAATAACTTCCTCAGGGTCGATAGAGTAATGCCCGATGTTTTTGAGGGATATTCCCAATTTTTTCTCAAGGGCTTTTCTTCTTATCTCAGTTGCAAGCCTTTTGCTTCCGGTATATTTTTCCACTTGGTGAAGCTTAATTTCTCCACTGGCTACCTTTTCGATAAGTTCTTCCAAGTTCATCTTCCTACCCCCAAAAGAGATTTCAGATCTTTTTAACCTTCCTAAATATCCATTCCTCTAATATCTCTCCGGCCTCATAAAACGCTATAGCCGCATCGCTTCTTGGTTTATATGCAAGTACTGGGATTCCCACGTTTATGGATTCCGGAACATACTCATCAAATGGTATTACCCCAACAACCGGCAGGCCAACGTTTTCAGTGATCTCGTCTATTATGTGGTCTATAACATCTTCCGATTCCCTGACCTTGTTTAGCACTACCCCAATCTTTAACCCATATTCCTCGCCTATTGCCTTAAGCTTGTTAATTTCATTCTCCACCATTGTTTCAAAGGAATAAATCGGTGATCTTTCAACTTCAACAGCTATTATTTGATAGTCAGCAACTTCAAAAGTTGGAAGGGTATCAAAGGGAATTCCAGTGGGAGAATCAACAAAAACCACCGGAAACTTATACCTCATCTGCTCGACGATATCCCTTAATCTTTTGGGTGATATACCTATTACATCCTGCAGCCTAGTACTACCGGGCATCACGTTAACTCCAGTCTTTGCATGTTTGTAGATTGCCCACTCCGGATCAACTTCGGGATTTTTGAGAAGGGAATGGACAGTATAGTTGACATTCTCCAAAGCAAAATGGAAGCCGAGATTGGGCAAGAAGAGATCACCATCTATAGCTAAAGTCCTATACTCCTTTTGAGCAAAATACACGCTTAGATTTGCAGTGGTTGTGGTTTTACCAGCTCCCCCTCTCCCGGTAACGATTATAACCGGCATTACTCACACTTCCTTGATAGGCGAGTCTTTAAAGCAGTGACAAAGTCGCTAAATTATTGCAGTGATAGACACACTACTTCTATTACAAAATGAAATATAAGATTTTCGTATAAAAGGGGAAGAAATGAAAGAATCAACCAATAATTTCTCCGAATGCAAACTTCTGTTTCACGGAATTTATAACAATCTCTACCTCATCCCCCACTTTTGTATTGGGGACAAAAATCACAAAGCCCTTAATTCTTGCTATTCCATCTCCACCTTTTCCAAGGGCTTCTATCTTTACCTTGTATCTTTCTCCAACTTTAACTGGAGGCAGTCTTGGGCCTCCTCTGTCCATCCTTCTCTTTCCAAATTTCCTATCCTCCAATTCAGACACCACCAAGCAAGTATCTGCAATCTTAATTGTGATGATGCTGGTATTTAAAATTTTTGGTGGTTTCACAACTTTTTCAAACCTTTTGTTGCTTAATTTCGCTTTTTCCTTCTGAAAAACCGAGGCCAACGGCTGAGTATTTTATGGAGACAAAAAGCTTTATATCACAAAACAATGAAGATATTAATGTTAAAAAATCTGTGGAGATGGTAACCATGGGCGAAAAAATGACCGCTATCATGAAAACTAAGCCCGCTTACGGTGCTGAACTTGTTGAAGTTGATGTTCCACAGCCAAAAGAAGGGGAAGTCCTCATCAAGGTTCTTGCAACCAGCATCTGCGGAACCGATCTTCATATCTATGAGTGGAATGAATGGGCACAGAGCAGAATAAAGCCCCCCCAGATAATGGGCCACGAAGTCGCTGGAGAGGTTGTGGAAGTTGGAAAAGGAGTGGATGACATTCAAGTAGGTGACTACATCTCTGCAGAAACGCATATAGTTTGCGGAAAATGCTACCAATGTAAAACCGGCAACTACCATGTTTGTCAGAACACTAAAATATTTGGAGTGGACACCGATGGTGTCTTTGCGGAATATGCGATAGTCCCAGCCCAGAATGCATGGAAAAATCCAAAGGAGATTCCCCCAGAATACGCAACCCTCCAAGAGCCCTTGGGTAATGCCGTCGATACAGTTTTAGCTGGACCAATTTCAGGTAAAACTGTTCTCATAACCGGTGCTGGACCATTAGGTCTTCTAGGCATAACGGTAGCGAAGGCAAGTGGAGCTTCTCTGGTAATAGTGAGCGAGCCGAGTGACTTCAGAAGAGAGCTGGCTAAAAAAGTGGGTGCTGATGTGGTTATAAACCCCATGGAAGAGGATGTTGTTAAGGAAGTGAAAGACCTAACAGATGGCAATGGAGTTGACGTTTTTCTTGAATTCAGCGGTGCTCCAAAAGCCCTTGAACAGGGACTGCAGGCAGTTACCCCGGCAGGAAGGGTTAGTCTTCTAGGTCTCTTCCCGAGGGAAGTCACATTCGACATTAACAACCTCGTTATCTTCAAAGCACTGGAAGTTCATGGAATTACCGGAAGGCACCTATGGCAAACTTGGTACACTGTCTCCAACCTCCTTAGAAGCGGAAAGCTCAATTTAGACCCGATAATCACGCACAAGTACAAGGGATTCGATAAGTTTGAGGAAGCTTTTGAGCTCATGCGGGCTGGAAAAACAGGTAAGGTTGTGTTCTTCCCCCACAAGCACTGACTTTTCTAACCCTTTTATCTTTACCACCGCAATTTTTAAGTAAGTCTTGTGAGACTTCTTTCGGGGGGTTGATAATGGAATTAAGCTATCAAGAAAGATTAACTCTCATCAAGCTCAGGGATTTAAAAAAGGCGAAATTTGAAGACCTAGTTAAAGAGACCGGACTTGACCAGGTAGCGGTAATGAGAGCCGTTCTCTGGCTCCAGAGCAAGGGGCTTGCAAAGCTCCATGAAAGACAGAAGAGAATCGTAAGGATAACAGAACTGGGAAGAAAATATGCAAAAATTGGACTTCCAGAAAGGAGAGCCTTGAAACTGCTTGTTGAGAGGGGCAAAGTTTCTCTTGATGAGTTAAGGGGAGTACTGAGTGAGGATGAGCTTAGGCCTATAGTTGGAATCTTAAGGAGAGAAGGATGGGCGAATGTCAGAAAGGAGGATGGAAACCTCGTTCTTGAGGTCACTGAAAAGGGGAGAGCAGCGATTTCTGAGGAGAGACCAATCGACAAAGCATTGAAAATCCTTGCAGAAATAGGGGAAGTTGAGGCAAAAGAGCTTGAAAAGCTCATCCCTATTAAGGAGCTGAAGAGCAGAAAAATTGGGGAAGAAGACACTAAGGCGGAGAGAGAGGTAGAGATCACAGAGGAAGGGATGAAACTCGCTGAGAGTGGTCTTGAGCTCAAGAAAGAGGTCTCAGTTTTAACTCCAGAGCTCATAAAGAGTGGGGAATGGAGAAAGGTTGAGTTCAAACGCTTTAACATTCAAGCCCCTGTGAGGAGAGTCTATCCTGGCAAAAAGCAACCTTATAGGGTTTTCCTCGATAAGATAAGAAGAAAACTTATAGAGATGGGCTTTATTGAGATGACTGCAGAAAGCCTAATAGAGACTCAATTCTGGAACTTTGATGCTTTGTTCCAGCCACAGAATCATCCAGCGAGGGATTGGACGGATACTTATCAGCTGAAGTATCCAAAATATGGCTCTCTCCCGGATGAGGAGCTCGTGGAAAAGGTTAGGGCATCTCATGAACACGGATGGACAACGGGCTCAAGAGGATGGGGATACAAGTGGGATCCAAGAATGGCCATGCTTTTAATGCCCAGAGCCCATGCAACCGCCCTGAGTGCAAGACAGCTTGGCAAAGGTGTCCAAATACCGGGTAAGTACTTCGCTATTCAAAGAGTTTTTAGGCCAGACGTTTTGGACAGAACACACCTAATAGAGTTCAACCAAGTTGATGGATTCGTTGTGGATGAGAGCTTAACATTCAAACACCTCCTCGGAATCTTGAAGAGGTTTGCGGTTGAAATCGCTGGAGCAAAGAAGGTTAAGTTCCTTCCAGATTATTACCCCTTCACAGAGCCGAGCGTTCAAATGAGTGCCTATCACGAAGAGCTTGGATGGGTAGAATTTGGGGGAGCGGGAATATTCAGAGAAGAGATGACAAAACCGCTTGGAATAGACGTGCCAGTAATTGCATGGGGAATCGGTATCGACAGATTGGCCATGTTTAAGCTGGGAATAGACGACATAAGATACCTCTTCAGCTATGACTTAAAGTGGTTGAGAGAGGCTAAACTGGTGTGGTGATGAAAGATGCCGAAGTTCGATGTTGCCAAGCATGACTTGGAGAGATTAATTGGGAAAGAATTCACGGTCGAAGAGTGGGAAGACTTATTCCTCTATGCAAAATGCGAGCTTGACGATATGTGGGAGCACGAAGGTAAGATATACTTCAAGGCAGATGCCAAAGATACGAACAGGCCTGATTTGTGGAGTGCCGAGGGAATAGCGAGACAGGTAAAATGGGCCCTTGGAATGGCAAAAGGATTGCCGAACTATGAGATCGAAAAAAGCGACGTTGTCGTTTACGTGGATGAAAAATTGAAAGATATAAGACCCTATGGAGTTTATGCCATAGTTGAGAACCTTGAACTTGATGAAGAAGCCTTGAGACAGATAATCCAGCTTCAGGAGAAAGTGGCGCTCACCTTTGGAAGGAGAAGAAGGGAAGTTGCCATAGGAACGTTCGACTTCGGTAAGCTCAAGCCTCCTTTCTACTACAAAGCTGTTGAGCCAGATAAAATAAGATTTATTCCATTAAACAGCGACCGAGAAATGAGTGCTGATGAGATACTTGAGGAGCACGAAAAGGGGAAGGAATACGGCCACTTGATTAAAGGAAAGTCCTATTATCCATTGCTTGTTGACAGGGAAGGAAACGTTCTCTCAATGCCCCCGGTTATAAACTCCGAAACTCATGGGAAGGTCACTGAAGAGACCAAGAGCATCTTCATAGACATCACGGGATGGGATCTTAACAAGATCATGCTTGCTTTGAATGTAATTGTAACTGCCTTAGCTGAACGTGGCGGAAAAATAAGGAGCGTCAAGGTAGTTTACAAGGATTTCGAGATAGAAACTCCCGATTTGACTCCCAAGGAGTTCGAAGTTGATCTTGGCTACATCAAAAGACTTGCGGGAGTTGAGCTCAGCGATGAGGAGATAAAGGACCTACTTGAGCGCATGATGTATGAGGTTGAAATCGTTGATGGAAAGGCAAAGCTGAAGTATCCAGCATTTAGAGACGACATAATGCATGCAAGAGACGTTTTGGAGGACGTCCTCATTGCATACGGATACAACAACATTGTTCCAGAAGAGCCAAAGCTTGCCGTTCAAGGAAAGGGAGACGATTTTATAGAGTTTGAAAACGCTGTGAGAGATCTTATGGTTGGCTTTGGCCTCCAAGAGGTTATGACATTCAACCTCACGAATAAGGAAGCCCAGTTTGACAAAATGAACATTTCAGAGGAGGAAATAGTGGAGATTGAGAATCCGATAAGCCAGAAATGGTCTGCGTTGAGAAAATGGCTCCTTCCAAGCCTGATGGAATTCCTAAGCCAGAATACCCATGAGGAATATCCTCAGAAGATCTTTGAGGTTGGTAAGGTGACCCTCATAGACGAAAGCAGAGAAACAAAGACTGTCAGCGAGAGCAAACTTGCCGTTGCCCTTGCTCATCCCAAAGTAACCTTCACAGAAGCAAAAGAAATCCTCGACAGCCTAATGCGTCACCTTGGTGCTGAATACGAGCTCAAAGAAATAGAACACGGCTCTTTTATTCCCGGTAGAGTGGGAGAGATAATAGTTGATGGGAAGAGCATTGGGATAATAGGAGAGATCCATCCACAGGTGCTTGAAAACTGGGGAATAGAGATGCCGATAGCGGCATTTGAGATTTTCCTAAGGCCTTTCTACAAGGGAAGTTTTCTCTGATTTTCTTCCCTTTCTCTTAAATAAAAAGGAGTTAAAAAGACCTCCCTTCTCGGAGAAATTTCTTTGCAAATGTAAACATGATATCAAAGTTGATTAAGCACTCCATAGTCTCTATATCGATCTCAGTCACCATTTTATCACCCCCAATTTTCTTTAAGGAGTAGGGGTTTTAGCTTTTATCCTATTTTCGTTGTCAAATTTCCAAAAACATTCCGGAACAAACTCGAATATATAGACATATTGACCTTGATATTTGTAAAGAGAATAAGACGGACAACCCTTTTATAGCCCCACTCAAATTTCCAATCATGAGGGTAGCTTTGAAAATTGCCTACGACGGGAGGAGGTTTTACGGCTTTCAAAGGCAGCCCAACTTAAGAACCGTTGAAGGCGAGATAATCAGGGTATTAACTAAGCTCGGAATAATTGAAAACCCCAAAGATGCCAACTTTAAGGGGGCTTCAAGGACTGACAGAGGGGTTTCTGCCTTTGGAAACGTTGTTGCGTTTAACACTTCCAAACCTGAACTAACGTCTCCGAGAATTTTGAATCATCACTTGAGAGATGTTTGGGTTTTAGGGAGGGCACAGGTTCCAGAAGATTTTCATCCAAGATTCTGGAGCAAAGGAAAGGTGTATAGGTACTACCTCCTCAATGAGGGGTTTGATATTGAGAAAATGAAATCCTGTGCTGAAATTTTTGTAGGGGTTCACGACTTCTCAAACTTTGCCAAGCTTGAGGAGGATAAAAACCCTATAAGAAAGATAGACAGGATTGAAATACTCCAAAGGGGAAACGTAATTACAGTTGAAATTGAGGGGGAGAGCTTTCTCTGGGAAATGGTGAGAAGGATTATAACGGCTCTCAAGCTCTGCGCCTCTGGCGCTCTCTCAATAGAAGAAGTGAAAAGAATGCTGAAAGAGGAAGTTGACAAAAAGCTCCCTCCTGCCCCTCCAGAAAACCTCGTCCTGTGGGAAGTTAAGTACAATAAGATATTCTTTGAAAAAGATCCTTATGCAGTTGAAAAGGCAAAAAGAGAATTCTTTGAGAGGTTTGCTCAACACTTAATAACAGCGAGCATTTTTGAAGACTGGTTCACTTCTTTATGAGCTTCTCGAGCTCCTTGTCATAGTATCTGCCATAGTACTGCCTCAAGGCTTTTTGTCTCTCTATGAAGTGAGTAAAGAGCAGTGGATCTTCATCTTTCACGTCAACTATAACAGCACCGCTCCCACCTTTAGGTCTTAGTGCTCTTCCTATTGTTTGAATCGTCATTATATCACTTTTCCCTCCGCCAGCTAGTATTATAGCGGAAATTTCTGGGATATCTACCCCTTCTTTCAATAGCGTAGAGACCAAAACGTTAATCTCGCCATTTTTGAACTTTTCAAAAATCTCCCACCTGTTTGGACTCTGAGAGCTCAAAAACTCGGCATTTATGCCCTTCTTCTTAAGCATCTCCACAAGGATCTTTCCGTGTTCAATCCTCTTAACGTCTATTAAGACACGATGGCCTTGTTTCGCAAGCTTATATGCAGTCTCAACTATAGCCTTGTTTCTCTCTTCATTTTCCATGATTATTTCTTCATAAAGTTCCTTGTAGCGATCTGCTAACGGCGGCATGAAGGACTCATATTCAATTACTTTAAACCTTGGCTTTGCCAGGAACTTTTCTTTTATCAGGTCTTCGGCTTTAACTTCATAGATTATTGGTCCTATCGCCCCTTCTATCTTTAGCTCTTCTCCTTTAATTCTCCTCCATGGAGTTGCAGAGAGACCAAACCTAAATCTCTGGGGGAGGCTTATTCCAAGTTCATAGAACTTTTCTGCGGCAGAAGTCCTGTGGCATTCATCAAACACAACCACCGCATATGGGAGCTGGAGCTTATCAACACCTCTAGAGAGAAGGGTTTGTATCATAGCCACCGTCACCGGCTTTTCTATCCAGTTGTTATCCCCTACAAGTCCGGGCTCAATTCCGAGAACTCGCCTTATATTCTCAGCCCACTGATAAAGAAGTTCCTTGGTGTGCACAACAACGAGGGCTGATAGGTTAAGCTCATAGATAATTCTCAGCCCTATTATTGTTTTTCCACTCCCCACGGGTAACGCTAAGACTCCCATACCGGATTTTAATGCTTTTTTAACGGCTTTTTCTTGATACTTTCTTAGCTTATACTCTTCGTTCCATGTTGCGTTTATCTCTATTCCTTCAATTTTTCTTTCGTCAATTACCCTAACCCTGTACCCTTTTGAGTTCAAAAGTTGCTTTACACGGGGAATTAACCCCACGGGAAAGGACTTTGTGTGAGGGTCGTATAGGCTCTCAGGCTTCTCCCATTTGCCGAAACTTTTTCGGTAAGTTAGCTCCTCATATATCATAAAGTATATCTTAGGATCAGCCTTCTCAATATACACCAGTGCAGATTTATCCGGGATTCTCAACACCACGGTCTTCATAGCAACTCAAAAGAAATTTTTGGAATTCCCCCTTTATAGCTCTTTCTCTATCATTTTGAAAAATATTCAAAAATAAACACAAAAAATGAAAACCTCCAAAAAGTTTATCACGATACAAGCAGAGTTTGAATGGGTGGTGTCATGATACGGGAGATATTAAACCAATTTCATGATGAGCTTATTATCGTTGAGAAGCCCGCTAGTAAAAAGTTTGAGATAACGAGCTATCTTCTTCAGCATAAAACTAAGCCCGTTCTGTTTAAAGATGTCGATGGATGGGAAGTTGCAGGCAACATATGGAGCACGCGGGAGAGAATAGCAAAGTACCTCGGCATAAAAAGGGAAGAGCTCATTCATTTCATAATGGAAGCTATAGAGAATCCTAGACCATATAAAGAGGCAAAAACTGCTGAATTTTTTAAGAACTCCACAAAAGATTTCTCCCTCAAAGAGTTGCCGGTTCCGCATTACTTTCCAAAGGATGGGGGGCAGTACTTTACCTCAGCAATCTACATAGCAAAGGACGAGAATGGATTTGTAAACCTTTCATATCACAGAACAATGGTGAGAGATGAAAAAACCGGGACTGTTAGGTTAGTTCCCAGGCATCTGTATGCAATGTGGAAGGATAAGGCAGAACACGGTGAAGAGCTTGATGTTAGAATAATTGTTGGCAATCCAATCCATATCCTCCTAGCGGCAGCGACAAGCCCGCCTTATGGAGTTAGTGAGCTCAGCATTGCGTCATCTATGAGCGAGATGGCATTTGGAAAGCCCTTAGAGGTTGTAGACCTCAATGGAATTCCGGTTCCAGTTGAAAGCGAATTTGTCTTCGAGGCAAAAATTTTGCCAGAGCTTGACAAAGAGGGGCCCTTTGTTGATATAACTGGGACATATGACATTGTAAGGGAGCAGCCCGTTGTGGTTTTTGAGAAGATGTACCACGTCGAAAAACCGATTTTCCATGCATTGCTTTCTAGCGGATATGAGCACTACATGCTCATGGGACTTCCCAAGGAGCCCCAGATATACAAGAGCGTTAAGCAGGTAGTTCCAAAGGTTCATGGCGTAAGGCTGACAGAAGGTGGATGCATGTGGCTCCACGCAGTTGTGAGTATAACAAAGCAACACGATGGAGATGGGAAAAATGCTATTTTGGCAGCATTTGCTGGACATCCAAGCCTAAAGCACGTGATAGTGGTTGATGAGGACATTAACATTTACGACGATAAAGAGATAGAATGGGCAGTAGCCACGAGATTTCAAGCGGATAAGGATTTAGTTGTGATTCCTAATGCGAGGGGAAGCTCTCTTGACCCCTCTGGGGAGAAGGGCTTAACTGCTAAATGGGGTATTGATGCTACAAAACCTTTAGGCAAAAAGAAAGAGTTTGAACGGGCTAGGCTTTGAGATTTTTATTTTTATTCAGAACTTTTTTATGTGTTAAATTTCAAATTTTATGGGGTGTTTGTTATGCACAGACACTTGAAGACTTTCTTCATACTCTTCCTCTTAACTTTCTCCACAATGTGCATAGGAAAAGAAACAACGCCCCAATCTTCAACTCCAGTACATACTGTGGCTGAGGAGAACGCCTATGAAGGGTGGCTGAAGAATGAAACAAAGTATTTTGCGATCTACTACCCTCCTGTTAAGGCAGAGGGGTTTAACTTCAATATAAGGTTTCTTCTAGTTGGGATTGATTACGTGTACGAAAGCTATGCAAAAGCCTTTGGAAAAGCTCCAGAAAAAATTGAGCTTTACATATATCCCTCCGAGGACGATCTAAAGTTTGACTACTCGACTGATCTCCCCTGGTATATAGAGGGAAACAAAATATTTACCTTTATTGAGAAGGACGCCAAAAGTCTTGACTACTACAACGTAGAAAGTGCACTGATAGCGTATTTAACCGGAAAAGTGAATGGGCTAACTTTTGTATTTCCTCTCCTGGGGGAACTCTACTTCAGGGGAGCCGATTACTCAGGGCTTTCCTTTGATGAGCTCTTGTCCTTGGTAGACAGCAGAGACGTTAGTAAGATTAAGGAACAAGAGGGGAGCATGGTTGACTTTGTGGCCTTTCTTGTCCACAAATATGGTGTTAATGAGGTATTGAGGCTTCTTGAAACCGATACTCCCTCCAAGATAATAAAAAGCCTCCCCAACGCTGAAGAAGAGTACAACGAGTTCATCAGATGGTTCTGGGGAGGCGGAATCTTAGAGGGCTCTTCCGAGCTTGAGGAGATGAATCTTACAGTAAGCGTTGATGAAGAAAGTGCATTTTTCTTGGCAAATGGAAGCTTCAAGGTTAAGTATACTAAGGAGTACTATCCGGTTTTCTTCAAGATGGTCTACCTTGACCTAAAAGCAATGAACACCCAGTATCTGCAGAGCTTCACTTTCCTGCTCCCCTATGAACGAAAAAATGTGTATGAGCTATCCTATATTGGAAACTTCAGCGTTCAGCCATTGACGTATGATGAGAACATTAACTACTTCCTCTCCGGGATGTTTATGACACCCAACCTGACCCTGCTTTTCGACT is a genomic window containing:
- the pheT gene encoding phenylalanine--tRNA ligase subunit beta, translating into MPKFDVAKHDLERLIGKEFTVEEWEDLFLYAKCELDDMWEHEGKIYFKADAKDTNRPDLWSAEGIARQVKWALGMAKGLPNYEIEKSDVVVYVDEKLKDIRPYGVYAIVENLELDEEALRQIIQLQEKVALTFGRRRREVAIGTFDFGKLKPPFYYKAVEPDKIRFIPLNSDREMSADEILEEHEKGKEYGHLIKGKSYYPLLVDREGNVLSMPPVINSETHGKVTEETKSIFIDITGWDLNKIMLALNVIVTALAERGGKIRSVKVVYKDFEIETPDLTPKEFEVDLGYIKRLAGVELSDEEIKDLLERMMYEVEIVDGKAKLKYPAFRDDIMHARDVLEDVLIAYGYNNIVPEEPKLAVQGKGDDFIEFENAVRDLMVGFGLQEVMTFNLTNKEAQFDKMNISEEEIVEIENPISQKWSALRKWLLPSLMEFLSQNTHEEYPQKIFEVGKVTLIDESRETKTVSESKLAVALAHPKVTFTEAKEILDSLMRHLGAEYELKEIEHGSFIPGRVGEIIVDGKSIGIIGEIHPQVLENWGIEMPIAAFEIFLRPFYKGSFL
- a CDS encoding MinD/ParA family ATP-binding protein, whose protein sequence is MPVIIVTGRGGAGKTTTTANLSVYFAQKEYRTLAIDGDLFLPNLGFHFALENVNYTVHSLLKNPEVDPEWAIYKHAKTGVNVMPGSTRLQDVIGISPKRLRDIVEQMRYKFPVVFVDSPTGIPFDTLPTFEVADYQIIAVEVERSPIYSFETMVENEINKLKAIGEEYGLKIGVVLNKVRESEDVIDHIIDEITENVGLPVVGVIPFDEYVPESINVGIPVLAYKPRSDAAIAFYEAGEILEEWIFRKVKKI
- the hmgA gene encoding hydroxymethylglutaryl-CoA reductase (NADPH), encoding MNLEELIEKVASGEIKLHQVEKYTGSKRLATEIRRKALEKKLGISLKNIGHYSIDPEEVIGKNIENMIGVVQIPMGVAGPLKINGEYAKGEFYIPLATTEGALVASVNRGCSALTAAGGVKTTIIDDKMTRAPLLKCPDARRAREVAQWVEENLEYLQEKAVSKVTRHGKLRGVRPYIVGNNLYLRFEFETGDAMGMNMVTIASEEIMKVIEEHFPDVKYLALSGNLCVDKKPNAMNFINGRGKTVIAEAIIPREIVEKKLKTTPELIAEVNYRKNLVGSAQAGSYGFNAHFGNIVGAIFLATGQDEAQITEGSHGITLAEVTPEGDLYISITMPSLEIGTVGGGTRVPTQREALSIMGVAGGGEPPGTNAKKFAEIVAGAVLAGELSLLAAIAAKHLAKAHKELGR
- a CDS encoding phenylalanine--tRNA ligase subunit alpha encodes the protein MELSYQERLTLIKLRDLKKAKFEDLVKETGLDQVAVMRAVLWLQSKGLAKLHERQKRIVRITELGRKYAKIGLPERRALKLLVERGKVSLDELRGVLSEDELRPIVGILRREGWANVRKEDGNLVLEVTEKGRAAISEERPIDKALKILAEIGEVEAKELEKLIPIKELKSRKIGEEDTKAEREVEITEEGMKLAESGLELKKEVSVLTPELIKSGEWRKVEFKRFNIQAPVRRVYPGKKQPYRVFLDKIRRKLIEMGFIEMTAESLIETQFWNFDALFQPQNHPARDWTDTYQLKYPKYGSLPDEELVEKVRASHEHGWTTGSRGWGYKWDPRMAMLLMPRAHATALSARQLGKGVQIPGKYFAIQRVFRPDVLDRTHLIEFNQVDGFVVDESLTFKHLLGILKRFAVEIAGAKKVKFLPDYYPFTEPSVQMSAYHEELGWVEFGGAGIFREEMTKPLGIDVPVIAWGIGIDRLAMFKLGIDDIRYLFSYDLKWLREAKLVW
- a CDS encoding TRAM domain-containing protein, coding for MDRGGPRLPPVKVGERYKVKIEALGKGGDGIARIKGFVIFVPNTKVGDEVEIVINSVKQKFAFGEIIG
- the truA gene encoding tRNA pseudouridine(38-40) synthase TruA; this translates as MRVALKIAYDGRRFYGFQRQPNLRTVEGEIIRVLTKLGIIENPKDANFKGASRTDRGVSAFGNVVAFNTSKPELTSPRILNHHLRDVWVLGRAQVPEDFHPRFWSKGKVYRYYLLNEGFDIEKMKSCAEIFVGVHDFSNFAKLEEDKNPIRKIDRIEILQRGNVITVEIEGESFLWEMVRRIITALKLCASGALSIEEVKRMLKEEVDKKLPPAPPENLVLWEVKYNKIFFEKDPYAVEKAKREFFERFAQHLITASIFEDWFTSL
- the tdh gene encoding L-threonine 3-dehydrogenase, producing MGEKMTAIMKTKPAYGAELVEVDVPQPKEGEVLIKVLATSICGTDLHIYEWNEWAQSRIKPPQIMGHEVAGEVVEVGKGVDDIQVGDYISAETHIVCGKCYQCKTGNYHVCQNTKIFGVDTDGVFAEYAIVPAQNAWKNPKEIPPEYATLQEPLGNAVDTVLAGPISGKTVLITGAGPLGLLGITVAKASGASLVIVSEPSDFRRELAKKVGADVVINPMEEDVVKEVKDLTDGNGVDVFLEFSGAPKALEQGLQAVTPAGRVSLLGLFPREVTFDINNLVIFKALEVHGITGRHLWQTWYTVSNLLRSGKLNLDPIITHKYKGFDKFEEAFELMRAGKTGKVVFFPHKH
- a CDS encoding DEAD/DEAH box helicase, whose amino-acid sequence is MKTVVLRIPDKSALVYIEKADPKIYFMIYEELTYRKSFGKWEKPESLYDPHTKSFPVGLIPRVKQLLNSKGYRVRVIDERKIEGIEINATWNEEYKLRKYQEKAVKKALKSGMGVLALPVGSGKTIIGLRIIYELNLSALVVVHTKELLYQWAENIRRVLGIEPGLVGDNNWIEKPVTVAMIQTLLSRGVDKLQLPYAVVVFDECHRTSAAEKFYELGISLPQRFRFGLSATPWRRIKGEELKIEGAIGPIIYEVKAEDLIKEKFLAKPRFKVIEYESFMPPLADRYKELYEEIIMENEERNKAIVETAYKLAKQGHRVLIDVKRIEHGKILVEMLKKKGINAEFLSSQSPNRWEIFEKFKNGEINVLVSTLLKEGVDIPEISAIILAGGGKSDIMTIQTIGRALRPKGGSGAVIVDVKDEDPLLFTHFIERQKALRQYYGRYYDKELEKLIKK